One region of Sulfurisphaera ohwakuensis genomic DNA includes:
- a CDS encoding HD domain-containing protein, which translates to MKKIFDEIHGYITLNDIETKLVDTPIFQRLRRVKQTSLAYIVYPGAMHTRFSHSIGALHLANRLGLRLYNEGVINQEEIQYLRLAALLNDLGQFPFSHSIEPLFLSKNISNKYLRDLIITKSQEINEIFEEYSISSKKILDIYHGQSFLSAIIDSDVDVDRMDYLIRDSKHTGVQLGNLDLDRLIDTINYGENKTIIILDKGLTSLENFYISRLHMYQSVYYHKTILGYEIQLRNIFSQLSEFCCPGIFDESFLKDSVTTNYFAYWDDEWLFSKLYESLFDPSVPDSIKVKIKNFLDRNGPKVVYEEISFQNIESRIEENVLKLTRYGIPETAIYPFEEAIKIIDKSKIKIKTKNKEKDLKEYSSTLLNVIPSVIYIRRIYVEGMYSKKARDLLS; encoded by the coding sequence ATGAAAAAAATATTCGATGAGATTCATGGTTATATAACACTTAATGATATAGAGACAAAATTAGTTGATACACCCATTTTCCAAAGATTAAGACGAGTTAAACAAACTAGTTTAGCTTATATTGTGTACCCAGGCGCTATGCATACTCGGTTTAGCCATTCTATTGGAGCACTACATTTAGCAAATAGATTAGGCTTGAGACTTTATAATGAAGGAGTAATAAACCAAGAAGAGATCCAGTATCTTAGGCTTGCAGCTTTATTAAATGATTTGGGTCAATTTCCCTTTAGTCATTCTATTGAGCCTTTATTTCTTAGCAAGAATATTAGTAATAAATATTTAAGAGATTTAATAATTACAAAAAGTCAAGAAATAAACGAGATATTTGAAGAATATTCTATTTCTTCGAAGAAAATACTAGATATATATCACGGTCAATCTTTTCTTTCAGCTATAATAGATAGTGATGTAGATGTAGATAGGATGGATTATCTAATAAGAGATTCAAAACATACTGGTGTGCAATTAGGTAACTTAGATTTAGATAGACTTATTGATACTATTAATTACGGAGAGAATAAAACAATAATAATTCTTGATAAGGGATTAACTTCCTTAGAAAATTTTTATATATCCAGATTGCATATGTACCAGTCAGTTTATTATCATAAAACTATTTTAGGGTACGAAATTCAATTAAGAAATATTTTCTCTCAATTATCAGAATTCTGCTGTCCTGGGATTTTCGATGAATCTTTTCTTAAAGATAGCGTGACTACAAACTACTTTGCATATTGGGACGATGAATGGCTATTTTCAAAATTATATGAAAGCCTATTTGACCCATCTGTACCAGACAGCATAAAAGTTAAGATAAAAAATTTCTTAGATAGGAATGGTCCTAAAGTAGTTTATGAAGAAATTTCTTTTCAAAATATTGAATCTAGAATAGAGGAAAATGTGCTAAAACTTACTAGGTACGGAATTCCAGAAACAGCTATATATCCGTTTGAGGAAGCAATTAAAATCATAGATAAATCTAAAATAAAAATAAAGACTAAGAACAAAGAAAAGGACCTAAAGGAGTATTCAAGTACTCTACTTAACGTAATTCCTTCAGTTATTTATATCAGAAGAATTTATGTTGAAGGCATGTATTCAAAAAAAGCGAGGGACTTACTTAGTTGA
- the map gene encoding type II methionyl aminopeptidase has translation MEESDLELLRKAGKIAAKARDYGAKLIKPGAKVYDICETVEKIIIEEGAKPAFPCNLSINSEAAHYSPLIDDEKTIPEGAVVKLDIGAHIDGYITDTAVTVVLDDKYQKLAEAAKDALNAAIANFKPGTDLGEIGKNIEKIIKIHGFKPIRNLGGHLIRRYELHAGVFVPNIYERGLGRIIEGNTYAIEPFATNGEGEVIEGKDITIYSIKTLNAKGLTDEEKRFLAEIYKKANMLPFNERWLRDLGEPNYIRQMLKTLVRRGALRAYPILIEVRKGLVSQFEHTVLVTRDGAEIIT, from the coding sequence GTGGAAGAATCAGATTTAGAATTATTAAGAAAAGCAGGCAAGATAGCTGCAAAGGCTAGAGATTATGGTGCTAAACTGATAAAACCTGGAGCTAAAGTTTATGATATTTGTGAAACAGTAGAAAAGATAATAATAGAAGAGGGAGCTAAACCAGCGTTTCCTTGCAATCTGTCTATAAATTCTGAAGCAGCTCATTATAGCCCATTAATAGATGATGAAAAAACTATTCCAGAAGGTGCTGTAGTAAAATTAGATATAGGTGCTCATATTGATGGTTATATTACTGATACGGCAGTTACAGTAGTATTAGACGATAAATACCAAAAACTTGCTGAAGCAGCAAAAGATGCACTCAACGCTGCTATAGCTAACTTTAAACCCGGTACTGATTTAGGAGAGATTGGAAAAAACATAGAAAAAATAATAAAGATCCATGGTTTCAAACCTATAAGGAATTTAGGAGGCCATTTGATAAGACGATATGAACTTCATGCTGGAGTGTTTGTACCAAACATTTATGAAAGAGGCCTTGGAAGAATTATTGAAGGTAATACCTATGCTATAGAACCATTTGCAACAAATGGGGAAGGAGAGGTTATTGAAGGTAAAGATATTACTATTTATTCAATTAAAACACTAAATGCTAAAGGACTTACTGATGAAGAAAAAAGATTCCTAGCTGAAATATATAAAAAAGCAAATATGCTACCATTCAATGAAAGATGGTTAAGAGATCTGGGAGAACCTAATTACATAAGACAAATGTTAAAAACTTTAGTAAGAAGGGGTGCATTAAGGGCATATCCAATTTTAATAGAAGTAAGAAAAGGATTAGTTTCTCAGTTTGAGCACACGGTACTAGTTACTAGAGATGGTGCTGAAATTATAACTTAA
- a CDS encoding phenylalanine--tRNA ligase subunit alpha — protein MLSESEIKILEYLSKKREASAEDISKQLNIPIESVFSISQLLKEKGYIEVEEKKVIKYELTDEGKRRLKEGFPEEKLVKLLDGKEKKIHELKDKLGRDFEISIGWAKRKGLVKIDGDTVIPLVKDYEAKEEKEALINPEKANKDILQQLLNRKLLIKKEEKILNIRLIREPLEIKPALIFLTPELLASGEWKKYALREYNVEAYPPFYPIGKKHFFKEFLERLRDLMRDLGFKEVYSDYVEIEFYNFDLLFQAQDHPAREIHDSFAISGKGKLTDEKLIERVKQIHERGWKYNWDVNISMRLMLRSQTTATTARVLASRPKPPIRVFTIGKVFRPDSIDATHLIEFHQLDGLVIEDNFTFRDLLGTLKEIFNGIGIKEIRFKPAYFPFTEPSVEVYGKIEGLGWVEMAGAGLLRPEILEAVEINSSAGAWGLGIDRLAMLLLGLKDIRLLYATDIEYLRNRKVEINADN, from the coding sequence ATGTTAAGTGAAAGCGAGATTAAAATTCTCGAGTATTTAAGTAAGAAAAGGGAAGCTTCAGCTGAGGATATAAGCAAACAACTTAACATACCCATAGAAAGTGTTTTCAGTATTTCACAGTTACTAAAAGAAAAAGGATACATAGAAGTTGAGGAAAAAAAAGTTATAAAATATGAGCTTACTGATGAAGGAAAAAGAAGATTAAAGGAGGGTTTTCCGGAGGAAAAACTAGTTAAATTATTAGATGGAAAAGAGAAAAAAATACATGAATTAAAGGATAAACTAGGAAGAGATTTTGAAATTTCTATTGGATGGGCTAAAAGAAAAGGGCTTGTAAAAATAGATGGAGATACAGTCATACCACTTGTTAAAGACTATGAGGCAAAGGAAGAAAAAGAAGCATTAATAAATCCAGAAAAAGCAAACAAAGATATTTTGCAGCAATTATTAAATAGAAAACTACTCATAAAAAAAGAGGAAAAAATATTGAATATAAGACTTATAAGAGAACCCTTAGAAATCAAACCGGCATTAATATTTTTAACTCCAGAGCTTTTAGCTAGCGGGGAATGGAAAAAATATGCTTTAAGGGAATATAACGTAGAAGCTTATCCTCCTTTTTACCCTATAGGGAAAAAACATTTCTTTAAAGAATTCCTAGAGAGATTAAGAGATTTAATGAGAGACTTAGGATTTAAAGAAGTATACAGTGATTATGTAGAGATAGAATTTTATAACTTTGATCTTCTATTTCAAGCTCAAGACCACCCTGCTAGAGAAATTCATGATAGTTTTGCAATAAGTGGTAAAGGTAAATTAACCGACGAGAAATTAATAGAGAGAGTTAAACAAATCCATGAGAGAGGATGGAAGTATAATTGGGATGTCAATATTTCAATGAGACTTATGTTAAGAAGTCAAACTACAGCAACTACTGCAAGAGTTTTAGCATCAAGACCTAAACCACCAATAAGAGTTTTCACGATAGGTAAAGTCTTCAGACCAGATTCGATAGATGCTACGCACTTAATTGAATTTCATCAACTAGATGGTTTAGTAATAGAAGATAATTTCACTTTTAGAGATTTATTAGGTACTCTTAAGGAAATATTCAACGGTATCGGAATTAAAGAAATAAGATTTAAACCAGCCTATTTTCCATTCACTGAACCAAGCGTGGAAGTTTACGGAAAAATAGAGGGATTAGGATGGGTTGAGATGGCTGGGGCAGGTTTGTTAAGACCAGAAATCCTAGAAGCAGTTGAAATTAACTCATCTGCTGGTGCATGGGGATTAGGAATAGATAGATTAGCTATGTTACTTCTTGGTCTTAAAGATATAAGATTATTATATGCTACAGATATTGAATACCTAAGAAATAGAAAGGTTGAGATAAATGCCGACAATTAA
- a CDS encoding glutamate--tRNA ligase: MEEIEELVYKYALQNAYKHGGKAQDKAVVSKIFVERPDLRSRAKEISEIAKKIVEKVNSMSIQDQERELKEKYPDLLEEKKKEEPEKKTLPPIKVEGKFVTRFAPNPDGPIHLGNARAAIISYKYAEMYKGEFILRFDDTDPKVKKPIKEAYDWIRKDLEWLGIKWNKEVKASERLEFYYSMAKELISKGFAYVDTCSEEEFKKMRDSGKPCPNRLKSAEDNLYLFEKMLNGEFKEGEAVVRIKTDLSLPDPSQRDWVLLRIIDVKKNPHPITGDKYWIWPTYNFASALDDHDLGITHIFRGKEHEVNAEKQKWIYNYMGWKYPYVEEFGRLRLEGFMMSKSKIRTVLEKGVSIDDPRLPTLAGLRRRGILPETIIETIITVGLKVSDATISFDNLAALNRKKLDPIAKRLMFVQQPKEFIIELSEPIRAKIPYNPSKPSEYREILVNPGDKILLDAKDAEEGAVVRLMELCNVTISGNKLIFHSKTLEDAKKLNAKIIQWVKKDEASNVEVIIPDPNEEKPPISGYGEKEIGNLKINEIVQFIRFGFVRVDNKIDNKVTVIFSHE, encoded by the coding sequence ATGGAAGAAATTGAGGAATTAGTATATAAATATGCACTACAGAATGCTTATAAACACGGTGGTAAAGCGCAAGACAAAGCTGTTGTAAGCAAGATTTTTGTTGAGCGTCCTGATTTAAGATCTAGAGCTAAGGAAATATCTGAGATAGCAAAGAAAATAGTAGAAAAAGTAAATTCGATGAGTATTCAAGATCAAGAAAGAGAACTTAAAGAAAAATATCCAGATTTACTCGAAGAGAAAAAGAAGGAAGAGCCAGAAAAGAAAACTCTTCCTCCAATTAAGGTCGAAGGAAAATTTGTTACAAGATTTGCACCAAATCCTGATGGGCCCATTCACTTAGGTAATGCTAGGGCAGCTATCATCTCTTATAAATATGCTGAAATGTATAAAGGTGAGTTTATCCTAAGGTTTGACGATACTGATCCAAAGGTTAAAAAGCCAATAAAAGAGGCGTATGATTGGATTAGGAAAGATCTTGAATGGTTAGGTATAAAGTGGAATAAAGAAGTTAAAGCATCAGAAAGACTAGAATTCTATTACAGTATGGCTAAAGAGCTTATAAGTAAAGGCTTTGCATATGTTGATACTTGCTCAGAGGAAGAGTTCAAAAAAATGAGAGATTCTGGTAAACCGTGTCCAAATAGATTAAAATCAGCGGAGGATAATCTTTACTTATTTGAGAAGATGCTTAATGGAGAGTTTAAAGAAGGAGAAGCTGTAGTAAGGATAAAAACTGATCTCTCTTTACCTGATCCATCGCAAAGAGATTGGGTTTTACTTCGAATAATAGATGTTAAGAAAAACCCTCATCCTATCACTGGCGATAAATATTGGATTTGGCCTACTTATAATTTCGCAAGTGCCTTAGACGATCATGACTTAGGTATAACTCACATTTTCAGAGGTAAAGAACATGAAGTAAATGCAGAAAAACAGAAATGGATATACAACTACATGGGCTGGAAATATCCTTATGTTGAAGAATTTGGTAGGCTTAGATTAGAAGGATTTATGATGAGTAAATCAAAGATTAGAACAGTATTAGAGAAAGGCGTAAGCATTGATGATCCCAGATTACCTACGTTGGCTGGATTAAGGAGAAGAGGAATTCTACCAGAAACAATAATAGAAACTATAATTACAGTAGGTTTAAAGGTTAGTGATGCAACTATAAGTTTTGACAATTTAGCTGCACTTAATAGAAAGAAGTTGGATCCAATAGCTAAGAGACTTATGTTCGTTCAACAGCCTAAGGAGTTTATTATTGAGTTATCAGAACCAATTAGGGCAAAAATACCATATAACCCTAGTAAACCTTCAGAATATAGAGAAATTTTAGTAAATCCTGGAGATAAGATTCTTCTTGACGCGAAGGATGCAGAAGAAGGTGCGGTAGTAAGGTTAATGGAACTTTGCAATGTTACAATTTCTGGAAATAAATTAATATTTCATAGTAAAACTTTGGAAGACGCGAAGAAATTAAATGCAAAAATCATACAATGGGTAAAAAAGGATGAAGCTTCTAACGTTGAGGTAATTATACCAGATCCGAATGAAGAGAAGCCACCTATATCCGGTTATGGAGAAAAAGAAATTGGGAATCTAAAAATCAATGAAATAGTACAGTTCATAAGATTTGGGTTCGTTAGGGTCGATAATAAGATCGATAATAAGGTTACCGTAATATTCTCACATGAGTAA
- a CDS encoding metal-dependent hydrolase, with the protein MPQLRWLGHAAVELNLGGKHILIDPMIKDNPVSPVKLNYFENNLNLIIVTHDHYDHLGDTVELMKINPKAYLFATYDLENYLATQFNIPWERMIPANVGGYIDFDGIKLALTKAVHSSEHSDPTGAIVSGEGVTIYHAGDTGLFEDMKLIGEIFKPDYVLLPIGGRFTMDPYQAAIAVEMLKPKKYAIPIHYNTWDLIKVDPNDFVKEVSKRGYKALVLQPGQSVEL; encoded by the coding sequence ATGCCACAATTAAGATGGCTAGGTCACGCAGCAGTTGAATTAAATCTAGGCGGTAAGCATATTTTAATAGACCCAATGATAAAAGATAATCCAGTATCACCAGTAAAATTAAATTATTTTGAAAATAATTTAAACTTAATAATAGTAACTCATGACCATTATGACCATTTAGGAGATACTGTTGAACTAATGAAAATAAATCCTAAGGCTTATCTATTTGCAACTTACGATTTAGAAAATTATCTTGCTACTCAATTTAATATACCCTGGGAAAGAATGATCCCGGCAAATGTAGGAGGTTACATAGATTTTGATGGCATAAAGTTAGCATTAACTAAGGCTGTTCACTCGAGCGAACATAGCGATCCTACTGGGGCTATTGTAAGTGGAGAAGGAGTTACAATTTATCATGCTGGAGATACTGGATTATTCGAGGATATGAAACTTATTGGAGAGATCTTTAAACCAGATTACGTTCTTTTACCAATAGGAGGGCGCTTTACTATGGATCCTTATCAAGCTGCGATTGCTGTCGAAATGCTTAAACCAAAGAAGTATGCTATTCCTATTCATTATAATACATGGGATCTAATAAAAGTAGATCCTAATGATTTTGTAAAAGAAGTTTCAAAAAGAGGATATAAAGCTTTAGTACTTCAGCCAGGGCAGAGTGTGGAGTTATAG
- the pheT gene encoding phenylalanine--tRNA ligase subunit beta, which yields MPTINIYKWRLLNELKISETQLEDLLFNLKSEMKPIDQDHIEIEINNDRPDLLFVYGIIRSIKGLLKKELGEPRYSVKDTDYVFEIKEVPSRPYALAAVVEDIKFDDELLKELIQFQEKLHITVGRKRKKIAIGLHDLKKIDSKHIIYTTVNLDYKFIPLNSDKEMSVREILESTPQGKEYGNISLLDGKMPAIMQDDGQILSLPPVINSEKTRINTKTQSLFIDVTGTSLDTVIFTLDVIVTNLAEMGGKIGRIKVISPYVDKSPLLQHKSIKITAEYINKILGTNLNKNEIIEYLKMARFDVNDLGKEIEVIIPPYRNDILSQIDITEEVAITYGYNNLSPSPYKIEKMGSLSNRTKLIRILRDLSIGGGFTEIFTFTLINESFLLGDFVKILNPITVDYNSVRNSLLPSILIFLSKNQHARMPIRVFEIGDVVIRNENTETGYSNKLNAAYAIMNSRVSFEELQAPLHEILNSLGINLVYKRDTHPLFIEGRIASIHANNKKIGIIGEVNPNILEKLGIEYPIVMSEIYLDEIKDIL from the coding sequence ATGCCGACAATTAATATATACAAGTGGCGACTATTAAATGAGTTAAAAATTAGTGAAACCCAATTAGAGGATTTATTATTTAATCTAAAGTCTGAAATGAAACCAATAGACCAAGATCATATAGAGATAGAAATAAACAATGATAGGCCAGATTTACTATTTGTTTATGGAATTATTAGATCAATAAAGGGGCTTCTTAAGAAAGAGTTAGGAGAACCAAGATATAGCGTCAAAGATACTGATTACGTATTTGAGATTAAAGAAGTACCAAGTAGACCTTATGCTCTAGCAGCTGTTGTTGAAGATATTAAGTTTGATGATGAGTTATTAAAGGAACTTATTCAATTTCAAGAGAAACTTCATATAACTGTTGGGAGAAAAAGGAAAAAAATTGCTATAGGATTACATGATTTAAAGAAAATAGATTCTAAACATATTATCTACACAACTGTTAATTTAGACTATAAATTCATTCCATTAAACTCAGATAAAGAAATGAGCGTAAGAGAGATCCTTGAATCAACGCCTCAGGGAAAAGAATATGGAAATATTTCACTTTTAGATGGAAAGATGCCAGCAATAATGCAAGATGATGGGCAAATTTTAAGTTTACCACCAGTTATAAATTCAGAAAAAACTAGGATTAACACTAAAACGCAAAGCCTTTTCATAGATGTTACTGGAACTTCACTTGATACAGTTATATTCACACTAGATGTTATAGTTACTAATCTTGCGGAAATGGGCGGAAAAATTGGTAGAATAAAAGTAATTTCACCATATGTGGATAAATCTCCATTGCTTCAACATAAATCTATAAAGATTACAGCAGAATATATAAATAAAATTCTTGGAACAAATCTGAATAAGAATGAAATAATAGAATATTTAAAAATGGCTCGGTTTGATGTTAACGATCTAGGAAAAGAAATAGAAGTTATAATTCCCCCGTATAGAAATGATATCTTGTCTCAAATAGATATTACAGAAGAAGTTGCAATTACATATGGATACAACAATTTGTCACCATCACCATATAAAATAGAAAAAATGGGCTCCTTATCTAATAGAACTAAGTTAATACGAATATTAAGGGACTTAAGCATTGGAGGAGGATTTACAGAGATATTTACATTTACTTTGATTAACGAATCATTTCTTCTTGGAGACTTTGTTAAAATACTTAACCCAATTACAGTTGACTATAATTCAGTAAGAAACTCACTTTTACCAAGCATATTAATATTCTTAAGCAAAAATCAACACGCTAGAATGCCTATTAGAGTCTTCGAAATAGGAGACGTTGTAATTAGAAACGAGAATACAGAAACTGGCTATTCAAATAAATTAAATGCTGCATATGCGATTATGAATAGTAGAGTAAGTTTTGAGGAACTGCAAGCTCCGCTTCATGAAATTCTAAATAGTCTTGGAATAAATCTTGTATATAAAAGAGATACTCATCCTCTCTTTATAGAGGGAAGGATTGCGTCTATTCATGCAAATAATAAAAAGATAGGTATTATTGGCGAAGTTAATCCAAATATACTGGAAAAATTAGGTATTGAATATCCAATTGTTATGAGTGAAATTTATTTAGATGAAATAAAAGACATACTTTAA
- a CDS encoding DUF1512 domain-containing protein has translation MRSMLDLLAYAQSSSSQINATYTIIGYFVFFLIIILLSLPGFQQKMYIYFVARDIENGLLKLENFSKNAKKKTVELLKKNGAVNADELTEKFAEWFTIDPVNVEPTDIISRMRLLIRTSEDKIKQLIMLSLPNLDPVTRSKIEVSAEIVNALNMIYKVIRHYLILGKKLQSYFILVQLQSIVPMLVKMAEAYEKAQDVFLKGIPVGDSLGPLVASRFLVNISEKWSPSREMIAGETEFEGRRLIVLKAEGPMATVGTPGEAVENVVNKLGGKVSRIITVDAAAKLEGEQTGSIAEGTGVAMGDPGPEKIAIERVAVKYNIPIDALIVKMSMEEAITEMPKEVYEAADKVVEMVKQLIKQRTQPGDTVILVGVGNTVGVAQ, from the coding sequence ATGAGAAGCATGTTAGATCTATTAGCATATGCACAAAGTAGCTCAAGTCAAATTAATGCTACCTATACTATAATAGGCTACTTTGTATTCTTCTTAATTATAATACTACTATCATTGCCTGGATTTCAACAGAAGATGTATATTTATTTTGTGGCAAGGGACATAGAAAATGGACTTTTGAAACTAGAGAATTTCAGTAAAAATGCTAAAAAGAAAACTGTTGAGCTACTTAAAAAGAATGGTGCGGTAAATGCAGATGAGTTAACAGAAAAATTTGCTGAATGGTTTACAATAGACCCAGTAAATGTCGAACCAACTGATATAATAAGCAGAATGAGACTTCTAATAAGAACCAGTGAAGATAAAATAAAACAATTAATAATGCTTTCTTTGCCAAATTTGGATCCAGTAACTAGAAGTAAAATAGAAGTTTCAGCTGAAATAGTTAACGCATTAAATATGATATATAAAGTAATTAGACATTATCTAATATTAGGGAAAAAACTTCAAAGTTATTTTATATTAGTACAGTTACAGTCTATCGTACCAATGCTCGTTAAAATGGCTGAGGCTTACGAAAAAGCACAAGATGTATTTCTAAAAGGTATACCGGTCGGAGATTCATTAGGACCTCTAGTAGCTTCAAGATTTCTAGTTAATATATCTGAGAAATGGTCACCAAGTAGAGAAATGATAGCAGGAGAAACAGAATTTGAAGGGAGAAGATTAATAGTATTAAAGGCTGAAGGACCTATGGCAACAGTGGGAACTCCAGGCGAGGCTGTGGAAAATGTTGTAAATAAGTTGGGTGGAAAAGTTAGCAGAATTATAACTGTTGATGCTGCTGCAAAGCTTGAAGGAGAGCAAACTGGAAGTATAGCAGAGGGAACTGGTGTAGCAATGGGTGATCCTGGACCAGAAAAAATAGCTATTGAAAGGGTTGCTGTGAAATACAATATTCCAATTGATGCTTTAATAGTTAAAATGAGCATGGAGGAGGCTATAACTGAGATGCCAAAAGAAGTTTATGAAGCTGCAGATAAAGTAGTCGAAATGGTTAAACAATTAATCAAGCAGAGAACTCAGCCAGGTGATACTGTAATCTTAGTGGGTGTAGGTAACACAGTAGGTGTTGCACAGTGA
- a CDS encoding alpha/beta fold hydrolase: MFAYLSNGIRIFYEDRGKYENKTIILIHHLAGSINSWKYITPVLSEKFRVLVYDLRGHGRSSIPPGPYKIEEHSEDLEGLIEELGIEDPIIVGHSIGSLIAIDYALNNYVKKLILIGALYKAPNPEPYQKYVSIAMNLGMVALAEYRRSQGELSNSLINNPTLWKDFINIYNENTPLGYKYAVEGLLSAKDYSKELQKIDSNVLLIYGDKDKLSANVTVFQQNIRNLTVQTFKGYGHFLNLEEPKGLIEAIVNFV; this comes from the coding sequence ATGTTCGCTTATCTTTCAAATGGAATTAGAATTTTTTATGAAGATAGAGGAAAATACGAAAATAAAACTATTATTCTAATTCATCATCTTGCAGGAAGCATTAACAGTTGGAAGTATATTACGCCAGTATTATCCGAAAAATTTAGGGTCCTTGTATACGATTTAAGAGGACATGGTAGATCCTCAATTCCTCCAGGTCCATACAAAATAGAAGAACACTCAGAAGATTTAGAGGGGCTAATAGAAGAACTTGGAATAGAAGACCCAATAATTGTTGGACATTCTATAGGTTCTCTAATAGCAATAGATTACGCTTTAAATAATTATGTTAAGAAACTTATTTTAATAGGAGCTTTATATAAAGCACCTAACCCTGAACCTTATCAGAAATATGTTTCAATAGCCATGAATTTAGGAATGGTAGCATTAGCAGAATATCGTAGAAGTCAGGGAGAACTCTCAAACTCTTTAATAAATAATCCGACTTTATGGAAAGACTTTATTAATATTTATAATGAAAACACCCCTTTAGGCTATAAATATGCTGTAGAAGGTTTACTTTCAGCAAAAGATTACTCAAAGGAATTACAAAAAATAGATAGTAATGTATTACTAATTTATGGCGATAAAGATAAATTATCTGCAAACGTTACTGTTTTCCAGCAGAACATACGCAACTTAACTGTACAAACATTTAAGGGTTACGGACACTTCTTAAATCTAGAGGAGCCAAAAGGTTTAATAGAAGCTATAGTTAACTTTGTATAA
- a CDS encoding phosphoglycolate phosphatase yields the protein MIRLVLVDVDGTLTVDRNSYEIELSAIESLRRLEKNGIKVGLVSGNSYPVLRGLYTYFYFHGGLVAENGCIVYYNKLVRVCEPIDKSLAEKFSKIFSVISSWQNEFKCCDLSFTPPTLSDKMIEWAKNMGLYIKSSGYAIHISKSQTGKGIGVRKLIELHNLDKSEVLGIGDSSTDIEFFQEVGIKVAVGNGDEEVKKVANYVTLNNSGKGVVEIVDKILKGELDGRN from the coding sequence TTGATAAGGTTAGTTTTAGTAGACGTAGATGGTACGTTAACAGTTGATAGAAATTCATATGAGATAGAACTCTCTGCAATAGAATCATTAAGAAGATTAGAGAAAAATGGTATAAAGGTAGGTTTAGTAAGCGGTAATTCTTATCCAGTACTAAGAGGTCTCTACACATATTTTTATTTTCATGGGGGTTTGGTTGCTGAAAATGGTTGTATAGTATACTATAACAAGCTTGTAAGAGTATGTGAACCTATTGATAAATCATTAGCAGAAAAATTTAGTAAAATATTTAGTGTTATTTCAAGCTGGCAAAATGAGTTTAAGTGTTGTGATCTATCTTTTACACCTCCAACTCTTTCTGACAAAATGATAGAATGGGCTAAAAATATGGGTCTTTATATTAAGAGTAGTGGATATGCTATTCATATTTCGAAATCTCAAACTGGTAAAGGAATAGGTGTAAGAAAACTAATAGAGCTTCATAATTTAGATAAATCAGAAGTTCTAGGAATTGGAGATTCAAGCACTGATATAGAATTTTTTCAAGAGGTTGGTATAAAAGTTGCTGTAGGTAATGGTGATGAAGAAGTTAAAAAGGTAGCTAACTATGTTACTTTAAATAATAGTGGAAAAGGAGTAGTCGAAATCGTAGATAAAATATTAAAAGGTGAGTTAGATGGAAGAAATTGA
- the rpl7ae gene encoding 50S ribosomal protein L7Ae, which translates to MSKPSYVKFDVPEDLANKVLDAVRKAKESGKIKKGTNETTKAVERGQAKLVVIATDVQPEEIVAHLPLLCEEKKIPYVYVPSKKALGEACGLQVAAASAAIIDPGEAKDLLDEIVKRVEELKGKAS; encoded by the coding sequence ATGTCTAAACCCTCATATGTTAAATTCGATGTACCAGAGGATTTGGCTAATAAGGTATTAGATGCTGTAAGAAAAGCAAAGGAATCTGGAAAGATAAAGAAAGGAACTAATGAGACAACAAAAGCTGTAGAAAGAGGTCAAGCCAAGCTGGTTGTAATTGCAACAGACGTGCAGCCCGAAGAAATAGTAGCTCACTTACCACTATTATGTGAGGAAAAGAAAATACCATATGTTTATGTCCCGTCAAAGAAGGCATTGGGAGAAGCATGTGGTTTACAAGTGGCTGCTGCCTCAGCGGCTATTATAGATCCTGGAGAAGCAAAGGATTTATTAGATGAGATTGTAAAAAGAGTAGAAGAATTAAAAGGTAAAGCAAGCTAA